In the Capra hircus breed San Clemente chromosome 17, ASM170441v1, whole genome shotgun sequence genome, GATTCCTCTTTAGAAGTGAAGGACTGAGCTGCTGGTAGTATAGCAAGGTGACAAAGCCCAGCTGTCAGCCCTTCTAATGAGTAGTCTAGTCCAGGGTTTACACCTGCTTCCCTTGTCAGCCCACATCCAGTGACTGATGTCTCAGGTGTATAAAGGCTGAGTCCATTCGGCTTGACTCTGAAGGGACATGCCAGGTTCAAAATCAAGCCCTTCACTGAGACCATAATGCAGGCCAACTCTTCACTTCATCCACTGTGGCTACCACCCCTTCCTCATGTGATGGTCCCAAAGCATTCCCTAACAAACTCCTTACACTCATCTTGGACTCAGGGAAGACATCCCAAGTTGATTGATGTCATGGTTGAACCAAAAAAATAGGAGCTAATATGGAATTTTAAACTTGAATCATTAGCCTCCTGACTGTCAGTGTAGACCTCTTCACTGATGACAGATGAACAACAGATGGACTTTGGCACAAGGTATCAAACAGTGCAATAATTAAACCTTTTATCAGTAGTGAACTGGGATGTATTCTAATGGAAGGTAACATACTAGCAGTGGGTGTAACATATCAGGTGTTTTAGAAGTACAAGTGAACTAGTCTTCTTAAGAACAAGGAAACTGGCTTAAGCAAaactgattctttggaaaaaGTAAAAAAGTTGAGAATGATTAAAGGCTGTTAAGAATCTAAGagtaaaaaagtaaagaaaacaatTAGTAGCAAAGAAAGAGGCTTTTATCTCCTGAAGTAGGAGGGCAGAAAGAGCTGAGGAACAGGCCTCATCCTTAATCATAAGGGTGGCAGAGCTCCAGAGAAGGTTAACAACCACACAACCCATCCAGGCTGGCCATGCCACGTCAGAGTGCTGGCTTGGAAAAAAGAAACCCTGATGCAATGGGCTAGATTGTGACACCTGGAAGTCTTGAATCCCTGGATTCTCCTGAACCCCTGATTCTGAACACAGAGTCCAACTTTCTCGATCAATGACTAGTGCTCCCCTTGGCTTAAAACCATGCAGAGGCCTCTGCATGAGGTGCAACATGTGATCCCTTcaggatctgcctgccactgcctctccctacccccagcccctgccactGGGTCAATAACTTGACTTAAGTTACAATGTAACCTGGCACAGATTGCAATGAGTGACAAGAAGAGAGTGGCAGTGAGGGAGAGGGGTCTGATCCTCAGAggactattgttgtttagttgctaagtcctgtctgactcatttgctaccccgtggactgtagcccaccgggtgggtccctcagtccatggggtttcccaagcaaaaatactggagtgggttgtcatctccttccccaggggatcttcctgacccagggagctaattcacatctcttgcattggcaggtggattctttgtatCACTGCgacacccgggaagcccataatCGGCTATACTTTAATGTAGAATAAAAACATTAGGGAGATGGATAACAGAATGTGGATCAGATGGACTGCAAACAGGGAGACTGCTCAGTCTGTATATTCAAAAGAAATCAAGGGAGTGTCCAACCAGGAGCCAGAGAAAAATGATCTAATAATGAGTCACAATTCCTTGCTCAGCTTTAAAGTCTGAGCCAGTTTTTGGATCTGGAAACcatcaaaagagaaaagatcAGATCCACAGGAAGAAGGACTTGAAATATCATAAAAGATTTACATCATAATAATTTCCCCAGCCTTCCCCTAGAGTGTTTTTTGAAATTTCCCTGGCTAACTATAGTAGGAATAATGGAAACATTAAAACATTTCTCAATGGAATGGCAGATATAGGAATTTATCTGCCTTCTTTTAAGCTTTGGGCTTTcccggtagctcagatggtaaagaatctgcctgcgatgcaggagactaggattcgatccctgggtcataaagatcccctggaaaagagaagggctaccccattccagtattcttgcctgaagaatctcatggacagaggagactggtgggctacagtccatggggttgcaaagagttggacatgacactTTCACTGTTAAGCTTTACAAGAAAGACAGTTGCAAAATTGTAAAATAGTATCACTCTCCTCTGTTTTACATTTGGGAAAATATGGTTATTTTCATAGAAATATGCTATTCATGCTAACATGTGATAGACTTATCAGGATAATTTCCAATAAATAAACAGCTTaaaatttatctgttttatttttcatatatgtgtgtgtttgactgtttgagactctttggactgtagcctgccaggcttctctgtccatggggattctccagacgagaatactgaagtggattgccatgccctcctccaggggatcttcctgactgaggaattgaaccctgggtctctaatgtctcctgcattggcagacagattctttaccaccagtgccaactgggaagcccgaGTTTTTTATATGGTGAATATCAATTGACTATAACCCACACAAACAAGAGTTTGTTAAAATTCTCAAGTTTTAATTAAGAGTTTTTAAGGGGTCCTGAGaccaaatttaagaaaattttagaaCTACTACAATAGACAACATTACAAGCTAAATCATCTGTATAATACTGAAGCAAGTCATACAGTCTCTCTGACCTTGTTTCATCATGTGTAAAATTAGGAGTTAATGAtacacatgtaaaaaaaaaagtgattagaAGGTCACGAGCATGAAACGTTACCAatactattctattttttttctgtgagaAAGGAAGCAATAATATTTGCTAAAATTGATGAAGTGGTAGAAGTTTGATGAAAGGGGAAATTCAAAAGTCCTCATGGAAAATGAGAATGATAGGCTTGGTAAGGAAAACATAGATGGCTAGCAGGGCAATTTTGGGAGACCTGAAGAGGTCAATGACTTTGGATTTAAAGTAGAATCATGATTACATACTTTATTCCCTCTATAATAACACTCAGAAGTTCAGTGTAGGAAAGAAAAGGCAAGTTGTTGATTTAACAGAATTCACCACATTCcagctcaggggaaaaaaaaggaaaattgtgaGTGAAATGATGAACTGTGTTTTAAAGCTGGGGAAGAAAAAAGTATATTGATACCGAGAAAAGAGAAGGACAAAGTGATTCCAAGTCTTCACTGGGGACAACTAAGAGAGTTGACAATATAGGAGGTTGGATGGTTAAACGTTTGAATTTTGGATTTCAGTAGTTCCACCTGACGACAAGTCCTATGACCTTGGATGTCCGTCTTGGAGCAGAGATGATGGCTGCTGGAGATGAAAGCCAGAACCCAAGAGGACAGGTCTTCCATTTAGATGTTCATGTGACTTCCGGTGATGGCCGAAGTTGGAACCAAAGATTTTCATCACTAAGGAGAGAGTAACACAAAGCAACAAGGAAGGATAAAAAGTGGCATGGCTACATAAAAAGGAGGAGGGATCATCCGAGTAGGTCACTGGGGAGCAAGGGGACAGACCCTAAGCTCCTAACCAAGACATAAAGGAAGTGTGGAAAAATAAGCCATCTCCTCCTTAAAGCTTAAAGCAAGCAGCCTCTGGGAGGGAGAGGATGTTATGTCTCAGCTAAAGACAGGAAGAGCACACTGGAGATCTAGAATGTGGAAGAGCTTATTCACAAAAGACTGGAATTCCAGAGGCCAGCGGAAACAGACAAAGGAGGGTAGTACAGAACTTCACGGGCAACTAAAGGTCCAGCTTGTGCAGCAAACATGAAAAGTGGTTGTGCGGGAACAAAAAAGTTTCCAGAAGAACTAAGCAAGAATTTTCTGTTTGTACCTGATCCAGTGCCAGGCTGTGAGTCTCTTTTTCCCTttagatttttctcttcctttagcGTTCTCCTTTTCTGAAAACATAAAATTGATGGCTCCCTTCCCAACCACTTTCCCCCTCGGGTTCCCTCCTTTTCCTCATCTCCCAGGTTCTCTGCACAGCATTGGGAGCCCCGCCCCCCGCGGGAGGGGCAGGGACGGGGCGGAGCGAACAGAAGTGGGCGGGCCCTCCTCTATCGACGTGTAGCCGTTAGGACGCTGTGACGTCAGAGGACGTCCGGTCCGGCTCCTAGTATCTGTAAGCGCTTATGTCCGCGTTTATCCGGGCTTAGTAGCATTTTTCTCCTAGGGTTGTGGTTCGCGCGCTGGAGCTGCTGCCGCCGCGGCCGGCTTCACGCCATTCCCTGCCCCTCGGCCCCCGGAGTGAGTCCGGCCTCCCCGCGAGGGTGAGCGAGGTCCGCCCGGAGCGCGCGCGAGGGAGGGTGCCCCGCGGGCGGGGACGGCGTCGGTTTCCCCAGCCGCGTGGCACGGCCGCCTAGTCGCGCCTGGACGCCCCCCGCACCTCCGGCCCTCCTGCTGCAGGCTTTGCCTCCCGAGCCGCAGTgacaccacccccgccccccgggtCTGTTTCTTCAAGACACGGGCCACGTCCTGAAGAAGTGGGAAccttcctggagaagggcttAATACCATATAAAACCGAGAACAATTCAGTTTTTAAGTTTACAAAACAAACTGGAGGGGTAAAAATGAGGCTCAACTTTCCCAGCGGATTTACCCCTGGGGACGCAGAAAATTTCACCCGAGGAACACCTTGGGATTATTTCCGGAGCTCATTTGGCGAGGGCAGTACACGTTTTTTCACTCTGTGTATCTTGTCACTTTAAATATTGGAAGGGTGACCTAGTGGATTTGGATGTTTCTCCACATCACCACCCACTAAACCTCTTGGCCTGGTTTGTCTATAAGGCTTAGCTAACCACCACGCGGTTTATTGATTGGGCATTCCAGCGTTAGTGTTGAAACCCAGGAAGTAGAAAAACTTTGAGTGACCTTAGTCCTGTTCCAGACACAAGCTGGTGTGTGATTTTTGCAGTACTGTAATGAGAAATATAAATGTCGAGTTGTGCTTTCTTAGAACTCTCTCCCTGTATCATGAACACGACTCCGCtttgtttgaatatttttgtcTTCATGGAGGTTGTTTGTCAGTCCGCCGTGAAACTTGAAACCATGCTTGGAAGTTTCGGATTTGTAGATCTTGGATAGAGCCCAGAAGGCTCAGTCTGTACTTTTATAGATTTCCAGATAATTTTTGAGAACCACTCTTAGAAAagacagttttttaaaagtatatgtagTTTGAAGAATACTAGGAACTTTAAGTTTCTATTTCAAAGCAAGCATGTGGACTCGTTTgtgtatttctccatttattaagtgcttaatTTATGCCCAAAGGGCTGGGAGGCAAAGCTTGTCAAAAAAGATAGAACTGGAATTTTCAGGGAACTTGTGGTCTTCAGATGGGATGAAAAGccaaataaaaatgtgttatttCGTCAAAATCTTGTTTTTTCTAAGTGTGGTGGTTCTTTCAACTAGCTGATAAAAGCCAGTTTTAAAGTCCTTATTTTGATGTGTGGTAAGCACATACTCTTAAATTTGAAGTTAAAATTACATGCTCACTGCAGGTAAAAGTGTAAGGAAAGGCAGCTTTCAAGGAGTCAGATTGATTCTGATGACTTTAGTCTTTTTTTCAGAAAGGATAGTTTGGCTTTGTAGTTGATGTCATTTGACATGACTATTGGATGTTTTATCTAGGTACTATGTGGGAGAAACTAGACATGAAGTCTTGGCAGCATCAGGTTATCTGAATATATagcttaaaaagtgaaataaactggGTAAATAATACATTCCTAATAATTTTGTTCACTTGGTACAGAgtaatttttaaaggatattgTGTAACATCAAAGAAACTTCTCTGTGGGAAAGAAAACCATTTTGGCTGTTAGGATAAATCTTTTGATGTTTACAGTTTTTAGAACTGTTTGGTAATACAAATAAGTGCTTTGTTTTTCTAAAGCCATCTATTTTATTTGGAATGATGTAAGCTTAATGTTTATCATAAAGGCTTAAAATGTGCTTAACCATcacaatggcagagttgagtttAAAATTTAATGAGAATTAGAGCATTTCATTCTGCTGCtcctcagtttttttaaaatagcaaacacAACATGGCAATTATATCTTCTCTGTTGCTTGtgtagctgttgctgctgctaaagaAGGGAAAATGCCTAAAAAAAAGACTGGTGCAAGGAAGAAGGCAGAGAACCGCCGGGAACGGGAAAAACAACTAAGAGCATCAAGAAGCACCATAGATTTAGCTAAACATCCATGCAATGCGTCAATGGTAATGGGTCTTTTGGTTCTCAGTTGAAAAACTATGAAAATCTGTGTTAAAGGCGTGTCTGTTGTTTTCATTAACACCGAATAGCAGTTGAGTTCTGTTTGATTTTATAAAACCTGTCATATTATCTTGGCTACTATTGTATTGATCAAGAATACGTACTAGGAACTGTGTGACATTTTCCAGCCTTTCTAACCTAGTACACCTTCCTCAACTTATCCTATTAATTGGAGCCTTTTTCCCACATGTCATCATTACCTCATCCCTTCCTCGGACCACGTTTTCTCTGCGTTGTCCCCAAACTCGGATTTCCACGCCTCTGTACTTTTTCTCttcccattcctttttatgtgtACTTTTGTTTCATCAGACATTTATGAAGTGCTTAATATGACTTAATTCCTCAAGTGTTTATCGTGTACCTGCTCTGCTATTTCAGGCACTATGGAGGATCATAGGTGAATGACACAGTCTCTCTTTCCACAAGCTGTGGGCTCAGTTGTTTTCTGTATTACCTAATGTTTATAAATTACAGAAATCCAAGTTAAGTAACTTCAGGGAGAAATAGAGTTGATTGAATGAATAATGGACTAACTTGTGTAGTGGGAAGGACAAGGATGTAGCTGGGATGTGGGAACCTGGAACAACTTCTAGTTCTGTCCCTTTCTTTTATTTAGTTCCATTTTCTCagattgttttatttcatttgggTTCATAACCACTGGGTTTATAGCTTGCATGTTACAGCACATATTGTCCTAAAAGAGGGAAAGCGCTCTGATAGGTTGGGTGTGGGTGGGTGCCCATCCCTGGATTAACCGACATTTATGACTGGGTTGGCGGGTGAGGGGGAGCAAGGTTACATCGTATAATTAGGACAGTGGGGACTCCGTTCTCTGTGCCAGGGTCATTtctagagaagagaaggaagacaaaAGAAATGACTCATCCATAAATATACGCAGTAAGGGCTAGACTTTGGTAAGTGCTGCAGAAAAGGTACAATTGGGACTAAGGTATGTTAGGAGTAAAAGGTGGTAAAAGATGAATGTGGGGGCTGGGGTTCAGTTCATAGAGGAGGTGGGATCATCACCAGAGCTTGCAGCAAGTACAGGAGTGAGGAGAGACTTTTCAGGGAGACGTATTAGAATAAGTAAGGCATGGAAAAGAAAGAGTACAAGACATTTTTTGAGAACAACTGGCAAATAGTGATTTGAATCTAAAGGGAAGAGGCCAACAAAGTTTGAAAAGTGACTAGAGGCCAGATTGTGGAGTTCTTGGTACCATTTTCAGGATTCTGGATTTTCTGTGCGCTTCAACATGCTGTGTTCCCTACTGTTTCTTGTACCATTCGGTGTTATTTTTCTGattccttaggaaaaaaaattaaaaacacagaccACTACTGTTTTTAGCCTCTTTTGTGAAAATGCCGCTGCTTTCTCTAGTGTGGTATGCCCAGTAGCATACCTTTGTTATTAAAGTATGTGTAGATGCTGGTATACATGGGCTTTTGAGCAAGTGTCACTTACATTTTAACAGAAAAATGGGATATTCTTTATAATGCAAGTGACTTTGCAATTTTCATCCGGTAGAAAGATTAATGTTATGTTTCTATATTTTACAGGAATGTGACAAGTGTCAGaggtaaattttatttgtttttctatcttttttctatttatatataataacataGATGGACCTTTTACCTGATATTgactgtatttaaaaattttcttttacatgACAAGGCGGCAGAAGAATAGAGCATTTTGCTACTTTTGTAATTCTGTACAGAAGTTACCAATTTGTGCACAGTGTGGTAAGTATATGGTAAAAATGCATGCCTTTTCTTTTACTAAAACATTTATTTGGTATTTATTTAGTTTGAACCTGTGGGTTCATCATTATCATTTACAGTAGTGTTAATGCTTACTGTTAATAAGATAACATAAAATGTTATTTGGCCTACCAGAAAACTATCACATGTTGGTTTTATCTGTTTGATGTCACGCTGGAAAAATAATTAAGATACAAGTTTGGTACCATGTatgtttttttaaacatgaaaagattAAATTTCAAACTAATAAGATTTGGTGATCCTGAACTTTTCTTTATGCTGTCTGAGTCTTGTTGATATCTTTTGTTTACTTCTCTAACTTGATTCTTGCTGATACTGCCTGCAGTATGTTGGTTAGACCATTGAACGTgattttattgaacatttacctGGGGCTGGTTTTTGTGATCACTTGTTTTCTTATTTGGTTCTCAGTGTATGATTCTTGAGTTTCCTCACATGTATTGCCAAGTAAGTGGAATAGAGATCCTAAGCAATGTACTTAATGAATTTTTATTCAGAGTGAATGATTATTCAGAGTGAAACTATATAGTAGTTCACAGAACAGCAAGGCTGATGTTTCCGAAATAGTCTTCCGCAGAGCACTTGGTATGTTAATAGGTATTCTTCAAGCAGTGCGTGCATTTGAGACGTTCTGCATGTTTCCCTCACTGCCATCGGGGAGAATTCtgttacatatgtgtatgtgtaagaTTCTGTAGACCTCCAGTAAGGAAGCCTGATTAATTGTATTCATTCCAGAACCACCCCCCAAACTTTTGTTTAAACACAGGTTCCCCTTTGGTTATGggatgatagtttcaggtgaaacaCAGTTTGAGATATGCTCATTGAAATGTATTTATGCATGGTAACATTGCAGAAAGTTAGGAAGGCTTAGGGCCACACCCCTGAATATTTCCAGCTTCCAAAGGTGTCTTTGAAGTTTGTAATTAATGGAAAAGAGAACACTAGCCTAGATAAACCTATCATCTGCTGGTTTTTATATCTTTATTCACAAAAGACAAATGGATGTAGAATGCGAAAATACGATGGAGATACAGCCTCGCGAGGCCCTTTGCCTGTCTTCAGCGTCTGGAGTGCTATGCGTGGATGCCTCTCCTGCTCACTAGTTCTTGCCCTTGGTGTTGAACATGGAACAGTTGGGGTGCTGCTGCCTCTCATTTccagtttctctttcttcctgtttccTCTTGTCTAGCTTGGTTTCCTAGGTAATCAGGGTAATGGAAAATCGAGAGTCTTCTGTTTCTTCCGTGTTCCACTTTGTGGTGTCTGAGATGTGTGATTAGTATGTTACCGTTAATCCTTTCATGCCATGTGATAAATGAATTTCCTGATGGTGTTTCAGATTGCTAATTTACTGCTAGATCAGAGCTCTTATGGCTGTATTGTGATTTTTTTGCTTTATCACTGTGTTCTTGAGTTTTTGTGCTCACTTGGGCACTATTTGACAGTTCTTTTGGAAGAATGCTTACCTGGGAGCTATGTTTATAACTTTTTAACTATGgataaacataaaaaatgaaCTAGGTAATTTGAatagttattttatatttggttTGAGATGTTCTATGGAAAGAAGCAGTCCCTTCAAATCAGACTGCCTTTATTGTGAATTATAAAATGTGCGTATCACTTTGAAATCTCTTAATTCATCTGAAAATTCAAAAAATGCACAAGGTTTTAAACTGTTCTAGTGATGATTAGATAAGGAAGCATAACCTTTAATTTCTGATGTTACTACAAACATGAAGTAGTGTATAAATTCCTAATCTGAAAAGATCAGATTCTGTTAAGATCTCAGTtatatccattttcttttttcagttatgtAAGCAGTAAACAGTGCTAATCtctatttcagattatttccatAGGAACTTGGGCTAGATAAAAAGAGGAATTAGTGAATATTTACATGGACCACTTTGTAAGACTAATAGTGAAAATTCATTTCTTTGCTAGGGAAAACAAAGTGCATGATGAAGTCTTCAGACTGTGTCGTAAAGCATGCTGGTGTCTACAGTACTGGCCTCGCCATGGTGGTAAGCTTCTTGTCATATCTTTTAGACCAGTAGATTTCCAAGGTGATGGAGAAGGCATTCTTACCAATATGCAGTTATTTGTTCCCAAATGGTATTGCTTTGTCCCTTGGTTCAGTTAGTCTGGATTATCTGGCATGGTTGTGTATGATTTTCACTTATTCTCCACATGTTTTTGActacttccttcttttcttactGGGAAATGTACAAACGGCTTCCTTCTTTCTTACTGGGAAATGTACAAGGAATGGAAACTCATCTAATATGGACCCAAACAACCATTCATTTATCAGTGGGGCCTTTATAATGTGTCTTAATTAGACCTCAACCATGTATtattcccatattgcaggcagattctttactgtgagcccccagggaagccctttccataTTAAAAGTTCTGCTAAATTAGGATTCAGGCTTTTGGTTGAATAAGCAACCTAAGTTCCAAAACAACCTATgattaattgtatttttaaagccTTGCATTTCAGAAAAGAGTACGTAGTTAACAGAGTTTTCTTCTTCACTACATATAGACATAATGTACTTTATTGCATGTAGTTATCCTTCATGACATGTAGAATTTTCAAAGGAAGttcattgttttaaataatagaaacagTTGTGTCCTGTGATGCATTTTACTCTCTTTTCCACTAAAAGATGTTATCCTTTTGACCCTTTTTACCATATTCTATTGTATTAATTTATGCTCAGTTCCAAATGTCAGTCCATGAGgaatataatatttaaagtaGAATATAAGTAATAATTTTCCAAGAACACATAATTTTTCATCATAAAGTAGACCTTTGCGTTTTTCATGTGTGCATGTCTTACAGAGGTAAGAGCCAGAATTATAATCATCTTGTGAAAATTCTTCTTTAAGTATAGGATTGTCAGTGTTTCCTTTATTCAGAAGCTGTTATAATCTTCCTTGGTATGTCTAGATTTATCAAATTACTACTTTTTTAATTCACTGAATTGTGTTAGTGTGAATGATCTCTTatataaagaatacatttaagTAGAATCATGCATTGTTAGCTCTGAGTCCTAGAATAGTCCTAGAATAGTCCATTTTCTATTTGCCAGTTAAGATTCCCTCTCCCTTTACTCTTCTCCACCCTGATTTGTCATGGGAGCCTGGCCTGTGTGTGTGAACTGGGTCGGTGACTTTCTTacttatggcttttttttttggcttcagcCCATGGAGGGGCTGACAAGGGGAGGAGATTACGACCTGGGTGTTTATTCTTCCAGCTTTCTCCCTACCATGTTATCCTGGTCTCCTTTATTTGAATAGGTAGTCCTCTTCATATGGCTCTCTCTTGTGGTTCTAGAACCTTCTTCGTCCCCTTGCCTGTATCCCTTCAGGTCTACGGGTATATGTGTATCATCCCTTGATGGCTTTTTATACCCTTCCCTGTTATTTGTGAATTATCTCTTTAAACTCCCTTGGATCACTCAGGTTAGTGTGTCATCTTTCTTCTGAGTTAACATTTGAGAATTTGTTATCCACACTGGTAATCTACTTCTACAAGTCCAAAACATTCTTCCTATTTGCTCTTTACCACTTTTGTTACGGAGCCTTGAATTGTGTTGAATGCGACACTGAACATTGAGGTTCAGAAGACCTGTATTTAAATCACGGCTCCTCTCTAATGTAGCTCTGGAACTTGCATCATGCCCCGTCCCTCCTCACCTGTAAAGGAAACACCTTTCAGTTCCATTTTCTGAAGAGTCTTTCTAGCTCTTAGTGTCCTGTAGATGTCATTGTTTCATTGAAAGGCATAGTCTTAACAGTTTTATCTTGACAGAGGATTGGAGTCTTATTACCTTGTCATTTAGTAATGTATTTTACTTTAGTTTTTTTCTACAAAGAAGTATATTAATGGTTTACaatatgtgctgtgtgtgtgtgttcagtcactcagtcatatctgacactttgcgacctcatggagtgtagtttgccaggctgctctgtccttgggatgtttcaggcaagaatactggagtgggttgccatttcctactccaggggttcttcccaatgcagggttcaaaccggcatctcctgtgtctcctgcattggtaggcagactctttatccactgagccattggggattTAAAACATAAgctgctttaaaagaaaaaagatgctggcagaaatttaacattttctctCTGTTATTCTAGAAAAGttatatgattattttataaattacacaGGTAAGGGTCTTTCTTAAGTCAGAAATgttaatatttgaaaaagttCAGTTTAGTTAACAGAATTGCAATAGGACAGGGATGTTTGAATTGTGGGCTCTAGACTTCAGTTAATTTAAAATCAGTTTAACGACTGTCCACTCTTTGACTTATTTTAATGATTAATGTTAGAGTACGTGTATAGTTTCCCTCTTGCTTCTTTTCCTTTGGATTTGTAGTGTAGATTTGTATATTGTAAATAACTATTGCTGAAGAAGTTGGATCTTCAGGGAACCTTGTTTAATTTTGGATTAGAGAAagcagtacatttttttttttagcagtacattttaaaatgtagccACTCTATCACTGAATGTTGATGAGTGGCTGAATGCATATAATTTTGGTGATAACCTTTGCTTAAATAATGGTCGTAGCCAGTCAGGTGGCAGAGATTAATTTTTGGTGTTCTTTTGTTGCAGGGTGCAATATGCGACTTCTGTGAAGCTTGGGTCTGTCATGGTAGGAAGTGTCTCAGTACACACGCCTGTGCCTGCCCGCTTACCGATGCTGAGTGTGTGGAATGTGAACGGGGTGTGTGGGACCACGGTGAGTGGTCACATACAAGTGATGAGCTTTGCTGGAAGTGAAGGATGACCTTGAAACATTCTAGATGCTCtagtttgatttttctttttacaggATACTCTCAGCCCTAAGTATTGGCACTGTTCCCATTATCAGTATagttcaggggtccccaacctccaagcCACAGACTGGTACCTCCCGTCAGAGGAGGAGCTTGAGATGAGAAATAAAGCACACAATAAATggaatgtgcttgaatcatctgaaaccatccccccacGTCCCCAAACCTGTCCCTGGTGCCAGGAAGGTTGGGGACCAGGTAAACTTTGGTTGGAGAAAGGATTTATACATACCAACATTAAGAGGCAGTGCTAGGATTGTCTACCAAGGCGGGTAGGGAGGGGAGTTACGTACCGGAGAGGAAGTATCTCTTAGCATTGCACGTTATATTGGGAGCTAGGATATAGTGGAAGTTCACTCTCTTGGTTCAGTCGGTTAGTTTTCTTTGTAGCTTTTACCAGAACAAGAATTGCTGTGCTCTTTTGGTATACATCTGAGATAACTTGCCATCTTTTCTGAgcagttttatagatgagaattttttaaattaaacttttattatatttacatttgTGGGTTTTGTTCTTTAATCCAATAGGAGGCAGAATTTTCAGTTGTTCTTTTTGCCATAACTTTCTCTGTGAAGATGATCAGTTTGAACATCAAGCCAGCTGCCAGGTTTTAGAAGCGGAAACATTTAAATGTAAGTTTTTAATATATTACATGTTCTTTATACCTAAGATTCTTAATAGTGTTAAGTGTTAAACTTACGGGAAAAGGAATCTGGTTTTTGATGTGGCCTCTTA is a window encoding:
- the ZNF330 gene encoding zinc finger protein 330, with the protein product MPKKKTGARKKAENRREREKQLRASRSTIDLAKHPCNASMECDKCQRRQKNRAFCYFCNSVQKLPICAQCGKTKCMMKSSDCVVKHAGVYSTGLAMVGAICDFCEAWVCHGRKCLSTHACACPLTDAECVECERGVWDHGGRIFSCSFCHNFLCEDDQFEHQASCQVLEAETFKCVSCNRLGQHSCLRCKACFCDDHTRSKVFKQEKGKQPPCPKCGHETQETKDLSMSTRSLKFGRQTGGEEGDGASGYDAYWKNLASDKYAGAGYHDEEEDEYEAEDDEEEEDEGGKDSDAESSDLFTNLNLGRTYASGYAHYEEQEN